The stretch of DNA TTGTTTACAAGTTAATATTGAAACTAATGTGTGTATTATAATTTGCAATATTTTTTTAATATATTTGAAAACGTTACCTTATTGCACAAATACAACCATAATTGGGTAGATATGCGATATTTAAAAGCGTATATTTACTAGTTAGCCGTTACCTTAGCAAAACAATCAACACAATAATTTAATAGAAAAAATATGCAAGCGATAGGATTTAAAACAAGTTTACCAATTTCAGAAGCAGACAGTTTCATACAATTTGAAAAAGAAACACCAGTGCCAAAAGGGTATGAATTGTTGGTGAAAATACAAGCTGTATCAATAAACCCTGTGGACTATAAGATACGCCAGAATAGTCTGAAAGATAAAATCTCAGACAATCCCAAAATTATAGGTTGGGACGCGGTTGGTGTTGTTGAAGCGGTTGGAGAAAACGCCACTTTGTTTAAAAAGGGTAACAACGTTTTTTATGCAGGAGATATAACAAAGGACGGTAGTTATCAAGAATTTCAATTAGTTGATGAAAGAATTGTAGGGTCCCCTCCTAATAATATCCCAATTGAGGCATCTGCTGCTATGCCGCTTACTTCATTGACAGCTTTTGAAATATTATTTGACAGAATGCAATTAAGTGCAGAAAAAGACAATGGGAAATCAATTTTAATTATCGGCGGTGCTGGCGGCGTTGGCTCGGTAGCTATGCAAATTGCTAAAAATATTTTAGGTTTAAAAGTAATTGCCACTGCATCAAGAGAAAACTCAATAGAATGGTGTAAAAAAATGGGTGCTGATTTTGTAGTAAATCATAAAAACTTACTACAAGAAATGAAAAGCATCGGCTATGAAACTGTTGATTTTATTGTGGACTTTGTGGACCTAAATCAATATTGGAATGCAATGGTGGAATTAATAAAACCACAAGGGAAAATTGGTTCGATTAGCGACCCGACTGAGCCTGTTAATTTACGTCAATTAAAAAGTAAAAGTGTAAGTTTTCATTGGGAGTTAATGTTTACCCGCTCTATGTTTCAAACTGATGATATGGTACAGCAACATCGCATCCTTAATCAAATTTCAAAGTGGTTAGATGATGGGATATTACAATCTACCTTAACGACCACATTGCAAGGTTTTTCGGTTGAAAACTTCAAAAATGCACATACTCAATTAGAGAGTGGCACCACAATTGGAAAATTAGTAATTAAGTATTAAAAGTATAGATGACTAATAAAGAAAGGCGAACGGCTAACATCGTATTGGCAATATAGTAGGGCTGACAGTTGTAAATTCAACATTTGGTATTCTATCGGGCATTTGTGCAAATGTTATGCTGACGTTTTTCAAATGCCCCACCATCGCCAATACGTAAACCGTTGTACGCAATTAATTTGACTCTAGTTTAGCAAAACCAACTGTCTTACGATAAATATCAGGCGATACTCCTACCTTCTTTTTAAAAAAACGACTGAAATAGAATTCATCGTCAAAACCTAAAAAAGCAGCAACTTGTTTCACTGGTTTAGAAGTTAGATAAAGTTCTCGTTTCGCCTCAATAATGATCCTATTTGAAATTAAGGATGAAGTCGTTTGATTGAGATATTTCTTTACGATACTGGATAAAGTTTTGGGACTTAAACATAGTTCATCTGCGTATTCTTGGGGAGAATGGAATTTGCAATAATTACTATCAATTGCATCGACTAAATTTTGTAAAATTTCTGTTTTTGAATCTGACGATCTGGGAGTTAATTGTT from Flavobacterium haoranii encodes:
- a CDS encoding zinc-binding alcohol dehydrogenase family protein, translating into MQAIGFKTSLPISEADSFIQFEKETPVPKGYELLVKIQAVSINPVDYKIRQNSLKDKISDNPKIIGWDAVGVVEAVGENATLFKKGNNVFYAGDITKDGSYQEFQLVDERIVGSPPNNIPIEASAAMPLTSLTAFEILFDRMQLSAEKDNGKSILIIGGAGGVGSVAMQIAKNILGLKVIATASRENSIEWCKKMGADFVVNHKNLLQEMKSIGYETVDFIVDFVDLNQYWNAMVELIKPQGKIGSISDPTEPVNLRQLKSKSVSFHWELMFTRSMFQTDDMVQQHRILNQISKWLDDGILQSTLTTTLQGFSVENFKNAHTQLESGTTIGKLVIKY